From one Sphaeramia orbicularis chromosome 9, fSphaOr1.1, whole genome shotgun sequence genomic stretch:
- the rtn4r gene encoding reticulon-4 receptor: MKTVIIDGGRLLFLMVWLNLVPQTDSCPAKCVCYSEPRPTVACQQQGLFSIPTEIPVRSQRIFLQSNKLTVVRSTSFSSCHNLTVLWLYSNNISYIEAGAFYGLEKLEELDIGDNSNLRTISPTAFRGLTKLHTLHLHRCGLSELPVGVFRGMFSLQYLYLQDNNIHTLHDDTFLDLANLTYLYLHNNKIKIVTDNMFRGLINLDRLLLHQNRVIYVQPRAFTDLGKLKTLYLFYNNLTVLTGETMDPLATLQYLRLNGNQWICDCRARTLWEWFKRFKGSSSELECNIPEFLAGEDLKALKSEDLEGCVKKFQIQTDLFSSKTQSGKFPSSENPLGDTIPRCCLGDNDKSSILSGKSRQNNPLKEKENMSKTKFKEPERTKNETQNKQNDGPLGTLSNALDNSSNLNPDLIDTLESSTASNKKKKKCVKKPKSDAQCIKGQGSTLQVLRSLIIPMIWISLAMS; encoded by the coding sequence GGGGGCGACTCCTGTTTCTCATGGTGTGGCTGAACCTTGTGCCTCAAACTGACAGCTGCCCTGCCAAGTGCGTCTGCTACAGTGAGCCTAGACCTACTGTGGCATGCCAACAACAAGGACTGTTTTCCATCCCCACTGAGATCCCAGTGCGGAGCCAGCGGATATTCCTCCAGAGCAACAAGCTGACAGTGGTGAGATCCACCAGCTTCAGCTCTTGCCATAATCTCACCGTTCTTTGGCTCTACTCGAACAACATCAGCTACATTGAGGCTGGAGCCTTCTATGGCTTGGAAAAACTGGAGGAGCTGGACATTGGGGACAACAGTAACCTCCGCACCATCAGCCCCACAGCCTTCCGGGGTTTAACTAAGCTGCACACCCTCCACTTGCACAGGTGTGGCCTGTCCGAGCTCCCTGTCGGAGTTTTCCGTGGAATGTTTTCCCTACAGTACCTTTACCTGCAGGACAATAACATTCATACCCTGCATGATGACACTTTTCTGGACCTTGCCAACCTCACCTATCTCTACCTGCACAATAACAAGATCAAGATAGTAACAGACAACATGTTTCGAGGCTTAATCAATCTGGATCGACTGCTGCTACACCAGAATCGGGTTATCTACGTCCAACCAAGGGCTTTTACTGATCTTGGTAAGCTGAAAACCCTCTATTTGTTCTATAACAATCTTACTGTCTTGACGGGAGAGACTATGGACCCGCTTGCAACCCTCCAGTACTTGCGTCTAAACGGGAACCAGTGGATCTGTGACTGTCGAGCAAGGACCTTGTGGGAGTGGTTTAAGCGTTTCAAAGGTTCCAGCTCTGAGTTAGAGTGCAACATTCCTGAGTTCCTAGCAGGGGAGGACCTAAAAGCACTGAAAAGTGAAGACTTGGAGGGCTGCGTAAAGAAGTTTCAAATCCAAACTGACCTGTTCAGCTCCAAGACACAGTCCGGCAAATTCCCTTCCAGTGAGAATCCTCTAGGAGACACCATTCCCAGGTGTTGCCTCGGAGACAACGATAAGTCCTCCATCCTGTCTGGAAAAAGCCGCCAAAACAACcccctgaaagaaaaggagaacATGTCCAAGACTAAATTCAAGGAGCCAGAACGAACGAAAAATGAGACCCAAAACAAGCAGAACGATGGACCACTAGGAACCTTGTCCAATGCCCTTGATAATTCCTCCAATCTAAATCCTGATCTTATAGACACTCTGGAATCATCTACAGcatcaaacaaaaagaaaaagaagtgtgTCAAAAAGCCCAAATCAGACGCCCAGTGTATCAAAGGTCAGGGTTCTACTTTGCAAGTGCTGCGCTCTCTCATCATTCCCATGATCTGGATATCTCTAGCCATGTCTTAG